The segment TGTTGGCCGGCGCGGTGGAGATCGCGGCGCAGCGGCAAACCTCAAAGAAGAAGCCGCGGACCTATGGCGACTATCGCGAGATGCTGAAGGAGCAGGATCTCGACATCGTCCTGGTCGGTTCGCCGGACCATTGGCACGCGCTGCATGCGATCGCCGCGATGGAATCTGGCGCCGACGTCTATTGCCAGAAGCCGATCAGCCGCGACGTCCGCGAAGGCGAAGCGATGGTCGACGCCGCGCGAAAGCTTGGCCGCGTCGTGCAGATCGGAACGCAGCGGAAGAGCACGCCGCACTTGATCGACGCCAAACGCGAAGTGATTGAAGCGGGACTCCTCGGCAAGATCGGCCATGTCGAGATGTGCTGCTACTATCACATGCGGGCGAACGGCAATCCGCCGCTGGAGCCGGTTCCTGATTTTCTCGACTACGAGATGTGGACCGGTCCCGCGCCGCTGCGCCCTTACGATGGAATTCCGCATCGCCGCTGGTGGCGGACTTTCATGGAGTATGGCAACGGGATCATGGGAGACATGTGCGTGCACATGCTCGACACGGCCCGCTGGATGCTGGGACTTGGCTGGCCGAATCAGATCACTTCCAACGGCGGCATCTACGTGCAGAAGGAAGGGAAGTCGAACATCGCCGATACGCAGACGGCGACCTTTGCGTTCGATGACTTTGATGCGGTTTGGACCCATCGCAGCTGGGGAACGCCGCCTGACCCCGATTATCCGTGGGCCCTGTTCATTTACGGCGAAAAGGGAACGCTGAAGGCGAGCACGATGCGGGCCGACTTCATTCCGCATGGAGGAGGCAAACCGCTCCACTTCGATTGCTTCTTCGAGCGGGAAAAGTT is part of the Blastopirellula sediminis genome and harbors:
- a CDS encoding Gfo/Idh/MocA family protein, yielding MEKSRSSLSLPRRQFLTSSAAALTLASLHSRAYAAAADKPKRVGLIGAGWYGKSDLWRLIQVAPVDVVSICDVDQNMLAGAVEIAAQRQTSKKKPRTYGDYREMLKEQDLDIVLVGSPDHWHALHAIAAMESGADVYCQKPISRDVREGEAMVDAARKLGRVVQIGTQRKSTPHLIDAKREVIEAGLLGKIGHVEMCCYYHMRANGNPPLEPVPDFLDYEMWTGPAPLRPYDGIPHRRWWRTFMEYGNGIMGDMCVHMLDTARWMLGLGWPNQITSNGGIYVQKEGKSNIADTQTATFAFDDFDAVWTHRSWGTPPDPDYPWALFIYGEKGTLKASTMRADFIPHGGGKPLHFDCFFEREKFPEDLTEKDIEMNAAPATRLHMQNFLEAIENRGRPIADIEQGHISTASCLLANLSMGLDGRPLRYDPQQRVITGDDEATALLRKPYREMWRHPADV